One Aminobacterium mobile DSM 12262 genomic window carries:
- a CDS encoding DEAD/DEAH box helicase gives MEQNYFEEYSLRPELLRALAEKGFTTPTPVQDRVLSEDIAERDIVVRARTGSGKTLAFLLPLLQETSRGDRSSNILILSPTRELSQQIWKEACWLGDYLDLSVASLVGGMDMSQQIRSLRNGSAIVTGTPGRVLDHIRRGTLVTTDIHTVVLDEGDHMLDLGFREELEAILESLVNCQRTWLFSATMPPEIHSLSKKFLKSPLFISLSEEGEANEDITHEVYLVPFKHKEEGLVNVILWEKPVRAIIFCHTRVETVDLSRRLHDEGFQAVCLHGEMTQRERNTALSQFRSGRVPLLVATNVAARGLDIQGVSHVIQMGLPDNRETFVHRSGRTGRAGHEGRDLLVLSPKEASNFKRMVGPKIKFTWKNVPDPKDIRHKQREAYEEKILTADHYEQEEYLEWADALLSNNDSQKLTARLLGLLFARKQSGYPLTTELERELKDANRPKRSRTPKEELCSSAFVIRLERGRSHGWDVGKILRIICSTLHIEKSGVGAIRLKDDHSLVELLPTSEKEYRRYGNKLVEKGLLHEALSETRKSSRKGGGKGGEKKANKGFRHRKKEKR, from the coding sequence ATGGAACAAAACTATTTTGAAGAATACAGCCTTCGGCCAGAACTTTTACGGGCCTTGGCAGAGAAAGGTTTTACAACACCTACACCTGTACAAGACCGAGTTCTATCAGAAGACATTGCCGAACGAGATATTGTCGTTCGAGCACGTACCGGATCTGGAAAAACCCTAGCTTTCCTTCTCCCCTTATTGCAAGAAACATCTCGAGGCGACCGCTCCTCCAATATTCTTATTCTTTCTCCCACTCGAGAACTTTCTCAGCAAATATGGAAAGAAGCCTGCTGGCTCGGTGATTATCTAGATCTTTCTGTAGCATCTCTTGTAGGCGGCATGGATATGTCGCAACAGATCCGATCTTTACGCAACGGATCCGCTATTGTAACAGGAACCCCAGGGCGGGTTCTTGATCATATACGCAGAGGAACCCTTGTTACTACAGATATACATACTGTAGTTCTCGACGAAGGGGATCATATGCTCGATTTAGGTTTCAGAGAGGAACTTGAAGCTATACTTGAAAGTCTTGTGAATTGCCAAAGGACATGGCTTTTCTCAGCAACTATGCCCCCAGAGATACATTCTCTTTCTAAGAAGTTCCTTAAAAGCCCCTTGTTTATTTCTCTTTCAGAAGAAGGGGAGGCCAACGAAGACATTACGCATGAGGTCTACCTTGTTCCTTTTAAACATAAGGAAGAAGGACTCGTAAATGTTATTTTATGGGAGAAACCTGTTAGAGCCATTATTTTCTGCCATACACGGGTGGAGACAGTGGATTTAAGCCGACGACTTCACGATGAAGGTTTTCAAGCAGTGTGTCTTCATGGCGAAATGACTCAAAGAGAACGGAACACCGCTCTCTCGCAGTTCAGAAGTGGTCGAGTACCCCTTCTCGTTGCTACAAATGTAGCAGCACGAGGTTTGGATATACAAGGAGTTTCTCACGTAATTCAGATGGGACTCCCTGATAACAGAGAAACTTTCGTACACCGTAGTGGTCGTACTGGCCGAGCCGGACATGAAGGTCGGGATTTGCTCGTCCTTTCTCCTAAAGAGGCTTCAAACTTTAAACGCATGGTAGGGCCTAAGATCAAGTTTACGTGGAAAAATGTGCCGGATCCCAAAGATATACGGCATAAGCAGAGAGAAGCCTACGAAGAAAAAATTCTTACTGCAGATCATTATGAACAAGAAGAGTACTTAGAGTGGGCTGACGCTCTTCTTAGCAATAATGATTCACAGAAGTTGACAGCACGTTTGCTTGGCCTACTTTTTGCCCGTAAACAATCCGGATACCCTTTAACAACAGAACTAGAACGAGAGCTCAAAGATGCTAACAGACCTAAACGTTCTCGCACCCCCAAGGAAGAACTGTGTTCATCGGCTTTTGTTATCCGTTTGGAAAGAGGCAGGAGCCACGGCTGGGATGTAGGCAAAATATTGCGGATTATATGTTCAACCCTCCATATCGAAAAATCTGGAGTTGGAGCAATCCGCCTAAAAGATGACCATTCGTTGGTAGAGCTTTTACCTACGTCAGAGAAAGAATATCGACGATACGGGAATAAACTTGTAGAAAAAGGATTACTGCATGAAGCTCTTTCTGAGACACGAAAGTCTTCTCGCAAAGGTGGGGGAAAAGGCGGAGAGAAAAAAGCAAACAAAGGTTTCCGGCACCGTAAAAAAGAAAAAAGATAA
- a CDS encoding ABC-F family ATP-binding cassette domain-containing protein, translated as MIQLSNITHFFGEQTLYKELNWIIPFGTKTGFVGNNGSGKTTLFKILMGSIEPHEGNVFFPKDCRIGYLPQDLVEIEDIPLLEYLQKQAGVYKTEKELKALEKAITQAVESGQEYYQLLKHHDFILHRYEQQGGYEFSAMAQKVMKGLGFSNEDIHRKSSEFSGGWKMRISLAALLLSAPDILLLDEPTNHLDTESMEWLEEWLLSFNGTLVAISHDRRFLDKVCSVTAELSNKTITVYKGNFSWYLEEKARKEEELERTFKKQKEEIEKTKIFIERFRYKATKAAQVQSRIRQLEKMDFVELDSEERAIAIHFPPCPRSGHNVLSVERAGKQYDAHWVFSDISFNVTRGEKIALVGVNGAGKSTLSRLISKAEPPTEGKVLYGYNVKMGFFSQESAQNLDYKRTVWEEISHTGYLGSDGEKRNLLGAFLFCGDDIYKSISVLSGGEKSRVALLKLLLKETNLLILDEPTNHLDMRTRDIFQQALMEYSGTLIIVSHDRYFLDNLVSRVIEIRDGQIYDYPGNYSYFIEKRKALSQAEKVALMNEEAKASNTNKENERKRRRKEGEIRNIIYREKQKVNKVLEPLEQSIAELESEKAEIEKQLCSSDFLINSEAVQEVMVRHNFIETQLEEKMKEWEVLMEKLEAIEEENTSSV; from the coding sequence TTGATTCAATTGTCAAACATAACCCATTTTTTTGGAGAACAAACTCTTTATAAAGAACTAAATTGGATAATTCCTTTCGGAACTAAAACTGGATTTGTAGGAAACAATGGTAGCGGAAAGACTACTCTTTTCAAAATCCTCATGGGATCTATAGAACCCCATGAAGGGAATGTATTCTTTCCTAAAGATTGCCGTATAGGATATCTGCCCCAAGATCTTGTGGAAATAGAAGACATTCCGCTCTTAGAGTACCTACAAAAACAGGCCGGTGTCTACAAAACAGAGAAAGAACTGAAAGCCCTTGAAAAGGCTATTACTCAGGCTGTGGAAAGTGGGCAAGAATATTACCAGCTCTTAAAACATCATGATTTTATACTTCACCGCTATGAACAGCAGGGAGGCTATGAATTCTCTGCTATGGCTCAGAAAGTCATGAAAGGATTAGGTTTTTCCAATGAAGACATCCACCGTAAAAGCAGCGAGTTTTCTGGCGGATGGAAAATGAGGATATCTTTAGCGGCCCTTCTCCTTTCCGCACCAGATATTCTTCTACTTGATGAACCTACCAACCATCTCGATACTGAAAGTATGGAATGGCTCGAAGAATGGCTCCTTTCCTTTAACGGAACTCTCGTGGCTATTTCCCATGACCGGAGATTTCTTGATAAGGTCTGTTCTGTTACTGCCGAACTTTCTAACAAAACTATTACCGTATATAAAGGGAATTTCTCGTGGTATCTAGAAGAGAAAGCACGTAAAGAAGAAGAGTTAGAGCGAACTTTCAAAAAACAAAAAGAAGAGATCGAGAAGACAAAAATCTTCATTGAGCGTTTCCGTTATAAAGCAACAAAAGCAGCTCAGGTTCAAAGTAGAATTCGACAACTTGAAAAAATGGACTTCGTAGAATTAGACAGCGAGGAACGGGCTATAGCCATTCATTTTCCACCATGCCCCAGAAGTGGACATAATGTCCTTTCTGTAGAAAGGGCAGGAAAGCAGTATGATGCTCACTGGGTCTTCAGCGATATATCGTTCAATGTAACTCGTGGTGAAAAAATTGCTTTAGTCGGAGTTAATGGAGCAGGAAAATCAACTTTATCACGACTGATAAGCAAGGCAGAACCTCCCACTGAGGGAAAGGTTCTCTACGGTTACAATGTCAAAATGGGATTTTTCTCCCAGGAAAGCGCTCAGAACCTCGATTACAAGCGCACTGTCTGGGAAGAAATATCTCATACTGGTTATCTTGGCTCTGATGGAGAAAAACGGAATCTCCTTGGTGCCTTTCTTTTTTGCGGCGATGATATTTATAAGTCTATATCCGTGCTTTCAGGAGGAGAAAAGTCCCGAGTCGCCTTACTTAAGCTTCTTTTAAAAGAAACAAATTTGCTGATCCTTGACGAACCAACAAACCATCTGGACATGCGTACACGTGATATTTTTCAGCAGGCATTAATGGAATACAGTGGAACGTTGATCATCGTCTCTCACGATAGATACTTTCTCGATAACCTGGTTTCACGTGTTATTGAAATTCGGGATGGGCAAATTTACGATTATCCCGGCAATTATTCTTATTTCATTGAGAAACGAAAAGCTCTTTCTCAAGCAGAGAAAGTAGCATTGATGAATGAAGAGGCTAAAGCCAGCAATACGAACAAAGAAAATGAGCGAAAAAGGAGACGGAAAGAAGGAGAGATACGTAATATAATTTATCGGGAAAAGCAGAAAGTTAATAAAGTTCTCGAGCCTTTGGAACAATCCATAGCAGAACTGGAGTCAGAGAAAGCAGAAATTGAAAAACAACTTTGTTCTTCAGATTTTCTAATAAATTCGGAGGCCGTCCAAGAAGTTATGGTAAGACATAATTTCATTGAAACCCAACTTGAGGAAAAGATGAAGGAGTGGGAAGTCCTTATGGAAAAGCTAGAGGCAATAGAAGAAGAAAACACTTCGTCTGTTTAA
- a CDS encoding efflux RND transporter periplasmic adaptor subunit — protein sequence MRIRFFIGVVAGLAIVIGIFLLLRLWANGDKETLKVTTQQQAIPVMSYKVEESHWEYWKLYYGKIRPVSEQTVTVYVREYVTTVYVDVGDQVEPNQILAELSNIAQSSDSASKLADYENAQRDLKRKKNLYASGGISQQEVERALALVAEKKARLEEAQMLLKRTLVRSSLKGVIFSKNIEVGEIAEPGQELFRLGNLEHLEVEVNIPYSDIEHFTPFTQCQILQNTNILRGVVKRVDPEALADIGMYRCLISLEKGVCLPPGSFVEVKVRLDAKDGVVAIPDDLLRREGKDVYVFLIKEGRAVRRKVVTGESQNSLIEIKEGLDEGSFLVREGLDKIYDGALIQVIGKKDQL from the coding sequence ATGAGGATTCGTTTTTTTATAGGGGTGGTGGCGGGGCTTGCTATAGTAATTGGAATCTTCCTCTTGTTGCGATTATGGGCGAATGGAGATAAAGAAACACTTAAAGTAACAACGCAGCAGCAAGCTATTCCAGTGATGTCTTATAAGGTGGAAGAGTCTCACTGGGAATATTGGAAATTATATTATGGGAAAATTCGCCCAGTCTCTGAACAGACAGTTACGGTATATGTCAGGGAATATGTGACAACTGTATATGTGGATGTTGGAGATCAGGTGGAGCCTAATCAAATTCTTGCCGAACTTTCAAATATAGCGCAATCTTCGGATTCTGCGTCTAAACTCGCCGATTATGAAAATGCTCAGAGAGATCTTAAACGTAAAAAAAATCTGTATGCGTCAGGAGGGATTTCTCAGCAGGAGGTAGAGCGGGCGTTGGCTCTTGTAGCTGAGAAAAAAGCTCGTCTTGAAGAGGCGCAGATGTTGTTAAAGCGCACATTAGTTCGTTCCTCTCTGAAGGGGGTCATCTTCTCGAAAAACATAGAAGTAGGCGAGATAGCGGAGCCAGGGCAAGAACTTTTTCGTTTGGGGAACCTTGAACATCTTGAAGTAGAGGTCAATATTCCTTATTCGGATATAGAGCACTTTACTCCTTTCACTCAGTGCCAGATACTGCAAAATACAAATATTTTACGAGGTGTAGTGAAGAGAGTGGATCCTGAAGCGCTAGCGGATATTGGTATGTATCGGTGCCTTATTTCTCTCGAGAAAGGTGTCTGTCTTCCCCCAGGTTCTTTTGTAGAAGTGAAGGTTCGATTGGATGCCAAAGACGGAGTTGTAGCTATTCCTGACGATCTTTTACGCAGAGAGGGGAAAGACGTTTATGTCTTTCTTATAAAAGAAGGGAGGGCGGTGCGAAGAAAGGTTGTTACGGGAGAGAGTCAGAATAGTTTGATAGAAATAAAAGAAGGGCTTGATGAAGGGAGTTTTCTTGTGAGGGAAGGCTTGGATAAGATCTATGACGGGGCTCTTATTCAGGTCATTGGAAAAAAGGACCAGCTATAA
- a CDS encoding cold-shock protein: MAQGTVKWFNDSKGYGFITTDEGKDVFVHYSAILGDGFKTLSENQRVSFDVTQGDKGPQAANVQKL; encoded by the coding sequence ATGGCTCAGGGCACAGTGAAATGGTTTAATGATAGTAAAGGGTATGGATTTATTACGACCGATGAGGGAAAAGATGTCTTTGTCCATTACAGTGCTATTCTGGGGGATGGATTTAAAACATTGAGCGAAAACCAGCGGGTTTCCTTTGATGTAACACAAGGAGACAAGGGACCGCAAGCTGCTAACGTTCAGAAGTTGTAG